Proteins encoded within one genomic window of Eleutherodactylus coqui strain aEleCoq1 chromosome 1, aEleCoq1.hap1, whole genome shotgun sequence:
- the RPL11 gene encoding large ribosomal subunit protein uL5, with protein sequence MADKSEKENPMRELRIRKLCLNICVGESGDRLTRAAKVLEQLTGQTPVFSKARYTVRSFGIRRNEKIAVHCTVRGAKAEEILEKGLKVREYELRKNNFSDTGNFGFGIQEHIDLGIKYDPSIGIYGLDFYVVLGRPGFSIADKKRKTGTIGAKHRISKEEAMRWFQQKYDGIILPGK encoded by the exons ATGGCG GACAAATCAGAGAAGGAGAATCCTATGCGTGAGTTGAGGATCCGCAAACTGTGCCTCAACATCTGTGTTGGCGAGAGTGGTGACAGGCTGACCCGTGCCGCGAAAGTGCTGGAACAGCTGACTGGGCAGACCCCTGTCTTTTCTAAAG CTCGATACACCGTGAGATCTTTTGGCATCAGGAGGAACGAAAAGATCGCTGTTCACTGTACAGTTCGGGGTGCTAAAGCAGAGGAGATTCTTGAGAAAGGCCTTAAG GTCAGAGAATATGAACTGAGGAAGAACAACTTCTCCGACACAGGAAACTTTGGTTTTGGTATCCAGGAGCACATTGATCTGGGAATTAAATATGACCCAAGCATTGGAATTTATGGGCTGGACTTCTATGTG GTTCTTGGACGCCCTGGCTTCAGTATTGCTGACAAAAAGCGCAAGACTGGCACCATTGGGGCAAAGCACCGAATCAGTAAAGAGGAAGCAATGCGCTGGTTCCAACAGAAG TATGATGGAATCATCCTCCCTGGAAAATGA